The Coleofasciculaceae cyanobacterium genome includes a window with the following:
- a CDS encoding transposase family protein codes for MMSLEYLREYRTYFDIGQSWGVNESTAYRIIRQIENILVRSPEFALPGKKQLLKSNQELEVIVIDVTETPIERT; via the coding sequence TTGATGAGTCTAGAATATCTGAGAGAGTATAGAACTTACTTTGATATAGGTCAAAGCTGGGGCGTAAACGAGTCTACAGCTTATCGAATAATTCGCCAAATAGAAAACATTTTAGTCCGTTCACCAGAATTTGCTTTACCAGGTAAAAAACAGTTATTAAAATCAAATCAGGAGCTAGAAGTAATTGTAATTGATGTAACAGAAACTCCGATTGAACGGACTTGA